The following proteins are encoded in a genomic region of Desulfuribacillus stibiiarsenatis:
- a CDS encoding sugar phosphate nucleotidyltransferase, producing the protein MKGVILAGGLGTRLYPLTKITNKHLLPVGKEPMILNPVKQLISAGINNILVVTSKEHMGDVVRLLGSGRDYGCSFTFKVQEEAKGIANALLLAEDFVNKDSITVILGDNIATHSIKPYVDNFIRQESGAKVLLRKVSDPERYGVAALDEQNVIEIEEKPNKPKSDYAVIGIYMFDHKVFDIIKSIRPSSRGEYEITSVNNVYLEKKELTYDILGGEWTDAGTFESLQYANEILLKYDNTIIDS; encoded by the coding sequence ATGAAAGGTGTTATATTAGCTGGAGGATTAGGAACAAGATTATACCCGTTGACGAAAATTACTAATAAACATCTTTTGCCAGTAGGTAAAGAGCCTATGATATTAAACCCAGTCAAACAGTTAATTTCGGCGGGAATCAACAACATTTTAGTTGTAACGAGTAAAGAGCATATGGGAGATGTTGTGCGATTATTAGGAAGTGGTAGAGACTATGGCTGTAGCTTTACTTTTAAAGTGCAAGAAGAGGCGAAAGGTATAGCAAATGCTCTGTTATTAGCTGAAGATTTTGTAAACAAAGACAGTATTACCGTTATACTAGGTGACAATATCGCAACACATAGTATAAAGCCGTATGTTGATAATTTTATTCGTCAAGAGTCAGGTGCAAAAGTGCTTTTAAGAAAAGTATCTGATCCAGAAAGATACGGTGTTGCGGCTCTCGATGAACAAAACGTTATTGAAATCGAGGAGAAACCAAATAAACCTAAAAGTGATTATGCTGTGATTGGAATTTATATGTTTGATCATAAGGTTTTCGACATTATTAAATCTATTAGACCATCTTCTAGGGGAGAATATGAAATTACATCAGTTAACAACGTATATTTAGAGAAGAAAGAACTCACGTATGACATACTTGGTGGTGAATGGACAGATGCAGGTACATTTGAATCACTTCAATATGCTAATGAAATTCTCTTGAAATACGATAATACTATTATAGATTCTTAA
- a CDS encoding motility associated factor glycosyltransferase family protein yields MFLQENLKLLKAFNSDLYEFAKKDNEYIGSDAANIITSKIGIPSLQIHRENKNMLIHSKYDPLKEAESLIERSSEEIKQYTHVLFYGMGLGYHIEYFAKAYPDKRISIYEPNQSVFNAFLNSNSLNKFPLKNIEFFYIESAESDSNAFLQNLAYQMYEPVMLFVLPSYQQVFPDNIQNFTKCFIEIIRNQKLQYKVQLAFGKRWVINSLFNLRETFNSKNIFNDTDKYFRNKPVVVVSAGPSLEEEYENLRYIKENHLAFIFSVGSAYKALLAQKIIPDAILTYDPQKHNYEVFSMLYHQNITQVPLIYGTSVGFETLEMYKGPKMHFFTSADTVSNYYLKDINSKSTKVINDAPTIAAITMQIVAELGANPVILVGQNLGFKDNKFYAGEVEYHSRTSSIVAEDLEDLIEVEDVNGDKIATNRGFNTMRKDLETYIASYPNLKVINTTRGGVKIAGTIYQELTEVIHKELLNSNLSIEINEWHHTPELPSYDNVCIKDKVESMEYSIHNFRIQYRKINKLIHKMRKTNILQNDKDIRTNIAAVNNEVKSLLDTDFFKVYLSLPLKYHTENLVKRILGLQFIDDLQVKSPKILGYITSYLDYVKQTSEELIPYIQVASKQVTDKHNENNLYLSDSGVFSYEGKWNSHNYLNVKSDNLRLIEYYTNEIGSKLKFNFQGKSLRLLGSLRSDRTSKIKLILDGNTYDLSEQNAIDKEDTPKLMSEFFKVDNLDKGRTHSVEIETLDDNIFTFYGADTDGRLFHLDEVTDIKDLDLGKRIRCHYRANYNQVGEFGVLGEKVKDFIHPEATAYPDGDFYFIMVDIDESGNKKMIADRNVQHSISWETLNKKNMVFGDKSENPSYRLLTGGQAPMDQNGNAYEGITDNKWAWPTTNEWDSYIYSDIFNESIWNCQSIGSWCQEQSLFSFGIRDIDNYKVVRGPVISDKHKKVITFSVFTIVGVNHLRGYRPVSIINLEK; encoded by the coding sequence ATGTTTTTACAAGAAAACCTGAAGTTATTAAAAGCGTTTAATAGCGATTTATATGAGTTTGCAAAGAAAGATAATGAATATATTGGTAGTGATGCAGCTAACATTATTACATCGAAAATAGGTATTCCTTCTCTTCAAATTCATAGAGAAAATAAAAATATGTTAATACATAGTAAGTATGATCCATTAAAAGAAGCTGAATCGTTAATTGAAAGAAGTAGTGAGGAAATAAAGCAATACACACATGTACTATTTTATGGTATGGGGTTAGGATATCATATTGAATATTTTGCTAAAGCTTATCCAGATAAAAGAATATCGATTTATGAACCAAATCAATCTGTATTTAATGCATTCTTAAATTCAAATTCATTAAATAAATTCCCATTAAAAAATATAGAATTCTTTTATATTGAGTCAGCAGAATCTGATTCAAACGCGTTCTTGCAGAATTTGGCTTACCAAATGTATGAGCCAGTTATGCTATTTGTATTACCAAGTTACCAGCAGGTTTTTCCCGATAATATACAAAACTTTACAAAATGTTTCATAGAGATTATACGGAACCAAAAGCTTCAATATAAAGTTCAGTTAGCATTTGGAAAACGCTGGGTAATTAACAGTTTGTTTAATCTGCGCGAAACTTTCAACAGCAAAAACATATTTAACGATACTGATAAATATTTTCGAAATAAACCTGTAGTAGTTGTATCTGCTGGACCTTCTTTAGAGGAAGAATATGAAAATTTACGCTATATAAAAGAGAACCATCTAGCTTTTATATTTTCTGTAGGGTCTGCTTATAAAGCATTATTAGCTCAAAAAATTATACCAGATGCTATTTTAACTTATGACCCGCAAAAGCATAACTATGAGGTTTTTTCGATGCTATATCATCAGAACATTACTCAAGTGCCATTGATTTATGGAACGAGTGTTGGATTTGAAACGTTAGAAATGTATAAGGGGCCTAAAATGCACTTTTTTACAAGTGCTGATACGGTTTCAAATTATTATTTAAAAGATATAAATAGCAAATCAACGAAAGTAATAAATGATGCTCCTACTATAGCTGCCATTACGATGCAAATCGTTGCTGAATTGGGCGCTAATCCAGTGATTCTAGTTGGGCAGAACCTAGGGTTTAAAGACAACAAGTTTTATGCAGGAGAAGTTGAATATCATAGTAGAACCTCTTCGATAGTTGCAGAAGATTTAGAAGATCTTATAGAGGTCGAAGATGTGAATGGGGACAAAATTGCAACTAACCGTGGCTTTAATACCATGAGAAAGGACTTAGAAACATATATTGCATCATATCCCAATCTAAAAGTAATAAACACCACAAGAGGCGGTGTGAAAATTGCGGGGACTATCTATCAAGAGCTTACTGAGGTAATTCATAAAGAACTATTAAATAGCAATCTATCTATAGAAATAAATGAGTGGCACCATACTCCAGAATTACCATCTTATGATAATGTGTGTATTAAGGATAAAGTTGAGTCGATGGAATATTCCATCCATAATTTTCGAATTCAGTACAGAAAAATTAATAAATTAATACATAAGATGAGAAAAACAAATATATTACAAAATGATAAGGATATACGTACTAATATAGCTGCAGTCAACAATGAAGTTAAAAGTCTCCTAGACACAGACTTTTTTAAGGTGTATTTATCGCTTCCTTTGAAATATCATACTGAAAATCTTGTAAAAAGAATTTTAGGGTTACAATTTATTGATGATTTACAAGTAAAATCGCCGAAAATTTTAGGTTATATCACTAGCTACTTAGACTACGTTAAGCAGACAAGCGAAGAATTAATCCCGTATATTCAAGTTGCAAGCAAGCAAGTAACGGATAAACATAACGAAAACAATCTATATTTAAGTGACTCAGGAGTATTTTCTTATGAGGGTAAATGGAACTCTCATAATTATTTAAATGTAAAATCAGATAATCTAAGGTTAATTGAATACTACACAAATGAGATAGGGAGTAAATTAAAATTTAACTTCCAAGGCAAAAGTTTACGGCTCCTGGGATCTTTGAGGTCAGATCGAACTAGCAAAATTAAGTTGATTTTAGATGGAAATACATATGATTTATCGGAACAGAATGCTATTGATAAAGAGGATACGCCGAAACTAATGAGTGAGTTTTTTAAAGTTGATAATTTAGACAAGGGAAGAACGCATTCTGTAGAAATTGAAACTCTCGATGATAATATATTTACGTTTTATGGAGCGGATACTGATGGTAGACTGTTCCACTTAGATGAGGTTACAGATATTAAAGATCTTGATTTAGGTAAACGTATCCGTTGCCATTATAGGGCAAATTACAATCAAGTTGGGGAATTTGGTGTGTTGGGAGAAAAAGTAAAAGATTTTATTCACCCGGAAGCTACGGCTTATCCAGATGGTGACTTCTATTTTATTATGGTTGATATTGATGAGTCTGGAAATAAAAAAATGATTGCAGACCGGAACGTTCAACATAGTATTTCTTGGGAGACGTTAAATAAAAAAAATATGGTATTTGGCGATAAGTCTGAAAATCCAAGCTATAGATTACTTACTGGTGGACAGGCACCAATGGATCAAAATGGAAATGCTTATGAAGGAATTACAGACAATAAATGGGCATGGCCTACAACTAATGAATGGGATAGCTATATATATAGTGATATTTTTAATGAAAGCATTTGGAATTGTCAAAGTATAGGTTCGTGGTGTCAAGAACAGTCATTATTTTCGTTTGGTATTCGTGACATAGATAACTATAAGGTCGTTCGAGGGCCTGTAATCTCCGATAAACATAAGAAAGTAATAACTTTTTCTGTATTCACTATAGTAGGAGTTAATCATCTTAGAGGATATAGACCAGTTAGTATCATTAACTTAGAAAAATAA
- the rfbB gene encoding dTDP-glucose 4,6-dehydratase — MNILVTGGAGFIGSNFLNLFVPKYNEYNFINIDNLTYASNLRNLRNIENMSNYIFREIDISNQEELCKVFEQYKPDCIVHFAAESHVDKSIIEPQQFVLTNIIGTFNLLELCRQYWTTFEGKLFHHISTDEVYGSLGKTGLFTENTPYNPSSPYSASKASSDHLVKSYYKTYGLPVKVTNCSNNYGPYQFPEKLIPTIIMNALNGKPLKIYGDGLNVRDWLYVEDHCKAIWTVMEKGAIGETYNVGGNNEWTNKDIVIRICELLAEEIGVETNELQKLIEYIEDRPGHDRRYAIDSSKIMNELGWMPVENFETGLLKTIRWYITNQSWVQHLSSRNI, encoded by the coding sequence GTGAACATATTAGTAACTGGTGGGGCTGGATTTATTGGTTCAAATTTTTTAAATTTATTTGTACCTAAATACAATGAATATAATTTTATTAATATAGACAATCTCACATACGCATCCAATTTACGTAATTTACGTAATATTGAAAACATGTCGAACTACATCTTCAGGGAAATTGATATTTCTAACCAAGAAGAGCTTTGCAAAGTATTCGAACAGTATAAGCCAGATTGCATTGTTCATTTTGCTGCTGAAAGTCATGTGGATAAAAGTATAATCGAACCACAGCAGTTCGTGCTAACAAATATTATAGGTACATTTAATTTATTGGAACTATGTCGACAATATTGGACTACGTTTGAGGGAAAATTATTTCATCACATTAGTACAGATGAGGTATATGGTTCCTTAGGAAAAACAGGTCTCTTTACAGAAAATACGCCGTATAATCCAAGTAGCCCGTATTCCGCCTCAAAAGCATCCAGTGATCATTTAGTAAAGTCATATTATAAGACATATGGATTACCAGTAAAAGTAACAAATTGTTCGAATAACTATGGACCCTACCAATTCCCGGAAAAGCTAATACCAACTATAATTATGAATGCACTTAATGGTAAACCATTAAAGATCTATGGCGACGGTTTAAATGTTCGTGATTGGCTTTATGTTGAAGACCATTGTAAAGCTATCTGGACAGTCATGGAAAAAGGGGCAATTGGTGAAACATATAATGTTGGTGGTAATAATGAATGGACGAATAAAGATATAGTGATTAGAATTTGTGAACTGCTAGCAGAAGAAATAGGAGTAGAGACCAACGAGCTTCAGAAACTTATTGAATATATTGAAGATCGTCCAGGTCACGATCGGAGATATGCAATAGATTCCTCGAAAATTATGAATGAATTAGGTTGGATGCCAGTAGAAAATTTTGAAACAGGTTTATTAAAGACAATTCGATGGTATATTACGAATCAATCCTGGGTTCAGCATCTTTCTTCTAGAAATATATAG
- a CDS encoding class I SAM-dependent methyltransferase, whose translation MEKTNTIHEMAFLEETSKTYRDSLQSDTIRRLAIQTFLPYLNGGVALELGCSDGLATNMIASKVDQLDVIDGSKYFIEKAKNNLEQDNVYFYYSLFEEFQQKNKQKYDYIFASYVLEHVMNVEEIFHMMRSNLKDDGLLFITVPNSRALSRQLALHMGLLDDLKILTANDTLHGHRRVYDRVTLNKEIEKFGFISISQGGIMLKILADFQMDELMGKGILLEEHIQGLYKLGLEYPDLCGSLFSVCKKARDCNHSSI comes from the coding sequence ATGGAAAAAACTAATACAATACATGAGATGGCTTTTTTGGAAGAAACGAGTAAAACTTATCGAGATTCTCTACAAAGTGATACGATTAGGAGGCTTGCTATTCAAACATTTCTTCCCTATTTAAATGGTGGTGTAGCGTTAGAGTTAGGCTGTTCTGATGGACTAGCTACTAATATGATTGCTTCGAAAGTAGATCAGCTTGATGTTATAGATGGTAGTAAATATTTTATTGAAAAGGCAAAAAACAATCTAGAGCAAGATAACGTGTACTTCTATTATTCTTTATTCGAAGAGTTCCAACAAAAAAACAAACAAAAATACGATTACATATTTGCTTCCTACGTTTTAGAACATGTTATGAATGTGGAAGAAATATTTCATATGATGAGAAGTAATCTTAAAGATGATGGATTATTATTTATAACGGTGCCAAATAGTAGGGCTCTTTCTAGACAATTAGCTCTTCACATGGGTCTCTTAGATGATTTGAAAATCCTGACAGCAAATGACACTTTACATGGTCATAGGCGTGTGTACGATAGAGTCACTTTAAATAAAGAAATAGAGAAATTTGGTTTTATTAGTATATCTCAAGGCGGAATTATGTTGAAAATATTAGCCGATTTCCAGATGGATGAGTTAATGGGAAAAGGAATCTTATTAGAAGAACATATTCAAGGTTTATATAAATTAGGCCTAGAGTATCCTGATTTATGTGGTTCTTTGTTTTCTGTGTGTAAGAAAGCTCGCGATTGTAATCATTCGTCAATATGA
- a CDS encoding ATP-grasp domain-containing protein — protein MNVLVFPCGSEIGLEINRALSNVKGIKLFGASSVSSNHGKYVYENYIGDVPHIHNEEFIGRLNELVESYEIDVVFPAHDSVVLELSKHIDKVKYKIITSPYETCFLCRSKLRTYNFFKDIINTPYIFENSDIEKNFPIFMKPDIGEGSRGVHLAHNKEDIDFYLSKDPSLLLLEYLPGSEYTIDCFTNTAGQLLFVSGRERVRISNGISVETKPVELTEVYEIAHKINNSIPLQGAWFFQLKKRNNGDLVLLEIAPRIAGSMGLVRNMGVNLPLLSIYDKSGIAVSILANSYDIVMDRALHSKYKIKIEYNHVYIDLDDTIIFNGKLVPTVMHFIIQCINRDIKVHLLSKHRGEIISYLERYRIKQLFDTITRIDDTDEKHRFINQRDAIFIDDSYQERISVSQRLKIPTFDINSIESLIDWRV, from the coding sequence ATGAATGTACTAGTTTTTCCATGTGGTTCAGAGATAGGGCTGGAAATCAATAGGGCTTTATCTAATGTGAAAGGGATTAAACTTTTTGGAGCATCTAGTGTGTCATCAAACCATGGAAAATACGTATATGAAAACTATATAGGGGATGTTCCGCATATTCACAATGAAGAATTTATCGGGAGGCTTAATGAGCTCGTTGAATCTTATGAGATTGACGTCGTATTTCCTGCTCATGATTCTGTCGTTTTAGAGCTATCGAAACATATCGACAAGGTAAAGTATAAGATTATTACTTCGCCTTATGAAACGTGTTTTTTGTGTAGATCTAAGCTTCGTACATACAATTTCTTTAAAGACATCATTAATACACCGTATATTTTTGAAAATAGCGATATAGAGAAGAATTTCCCGATTTTTATGAAGCCTGATATCGGTGAAGGTTCACGGGGTGTTCATTTAGCTCATAACAAAGAAGATATTGATTTTTATTTAAGTAAGGACCCGTCACTATTATTATTAGAATATCTTCCAGGAAGCGAGTACACGATTGATTGCTTTACGAATACAGCAGGGCAACTATTGTTTGTCAGCGGCAGAGAAAGAGTAAGAATTAGCAATGGAATCAGCGTGGAAACAAAACCTGTAGAGTTAACAGAAGTATATGAGATAGCTCATAAAATAAACAACTCTATTCCATTACAAGGAGCTTGGTTTTTTCAATTGAAAAAACGAAATAACGGTGATTTAGTGTTATTGGAGATTGCACCAAGGATTGCGGGTTCTATGGGATTAGTTAGAAATATGGGTGTGAATCTGCCATTGCTTAGTATTTATGATAAAAGTGGAATTGCCGTTAGTATTCTTGCTAATTCTTATGACATAGTGATGGATCGAGCCTTACATTCAAAGTATAAAATTAAAATAGAGTACAATCATGTATATATAGATTTAGATGATACTATTATATTTAATGGGAAACTGGTACCGACAGTGATGCATTTTATTATCCAATGCATAAATCGTGACATTAAAGTCCATTTGCTATCTAAGCATAGAGGAGAAATTATAAGTTATCTTGAACGGTATAGAATTAAGCAATTATTCGATACTATTACTAGGATTGATGACACAGATGAGAAACATAGATTTATAAATCAACGGGATGCAATCTTTATTGACGATTCTTATCAGGAAAGAATAAGTGTTAGTCAGCGCCTAAAAATTCCAACTTTCGATATTAATTCAATTGAATCACTTATAGATTGGAGAGTTTAA
- a CDS encoding radical SAM/SPASM domain-containing protein, whose protein sequence is MKLSFAEKNSTRMDLKTIVPLNMPLGICIEPTNVCNFKCKMCPVSFNDFYDINGGRNFIDFELYKKIIQDVLEMGRLNNLNLYGDGEPFLNKNLIEMIRYAKGKDVSNNITVTSNGYLLNEKLAEETVKSGLDYIRFSIYGFNDEEFKSITQTKNDSNVILNNIKRLRELRDEHNSNLHIYVKTILPQDQKNLEQDFIRTFTNIADEIGIEHPMNWNGYDNRKLISNIDENCSTDETMIQGYYKEKNKGGYKKVCTTPFTSLNIKSNGDVVICIVDWNKGTKVGNIKESSLSEIWNGDTLREFRKMHLIGQKHENESCMNCKHMYSNPDNIDEISDILMSKI, encoded by the coding sequence ATGAAATTATCTTTTGCCGAAAAGAATAGTACTCGTATGGACTTGAAAACCATTGTACCTCTAAATATGCCATTAGGAATCTGCATTGAACCAACAAATGTATGCAACTTCAAATGCAAAATGTGCCCTGTAAGCTTTAATGATTTTTATGATATCAATGGTGGTAGAAATTTTATAGACTTTGAACTGTACAAAAAAATCATACAAGACGTATTAGAAATGGGAAGGCTAAATAACCTTAACTTATATGGGGATGGAGAACCTTTTTTAAATAAGAATTTAATTGAAATGATTCGTTATGCTAAGGGAAAAGATGTATCGAATAATATTACAGTAACATCTAATGGCTATTTACTAAACGAAAAGCTTGCAGAAGAGACTGTCAAAAGTGGGCTAGATTATATTCGTTTTTCAATATATGGTTTTAATGATGAGGAATTTAAGTCGATTACACAGACTAAAAACGATAGTAACGTCATTTTGAATAATATAAAAAGACTTCGAGAATTAAGAGATGAGCATAATTCTAACTTGCATATCTATGTGAAAACTATTTTACCGCAAGACCAAAAGAATCTTGAGCAAGATTTTATACGAACGTTTACAAATATAGCTGATGAAATCGGAATCGAGCATCCTATGAACTGGAATGGGTATGACAATAGAAAGTTAATCTCGAATATTGACGAAAATTGTTCCACAGACGAAACTATGATTCAGGGCTATTATAAAGAAAAAAATAAAGGCGGATATAAGAAAGTATGTACAACGCCTTTTACTAGCCTAAACATTAAATCAAACGGCGATGTAGTAATATGCATTGTTGATTGGAATAAAGGGACTAAAGTAGGGAATATCAAGGAAAGCTCTCTGAGTGAGATATGGAATGGCGATACTTTAAGGGAATTTCGAAAAATGCATTTAATAGGACAAAAGCATGAAAATGAATCATGCATGAACTGTAAGCACATGTATAGTAATCCTGATAACATAGACGAAATCTCGGACATTCTCATGAGTAAAATATAG
- a CDS encoding DegT/DnrJ/EryC1/StrS family aminotransferase: MSHSDEKLFVTKAFLPPIEEYIQYLQRIWTTNQLTNNGPLLQELEDKLKHYLGVKHCFVVSNGTLALQLSIRALQLTGEIITTPFSFVATSSSIVWEQCTPKFVDLEQDQIHVNIGQIKSAINKNTSAILLTHVYGQPCDVYALEELAKEHNLKIIYDAAHAFGVKFKGKSLLTFGDISTLSFHATKLFHTVEGGALLTENDEVAQRISCLRNFGILDAENFGGIGINAKNSEFHAAMGLCIFPYLDTIIQLRREKYTFYCSLLKKYQHRIHIPIPREGTESNYAYFPIILESERLLLDLIQAFHNHNIYPRRYFHPSLNKLSFLSNSCSLPSAEDVASKVLCLPFHAEITYDEILRVDQIIEDVIGK, encoded by the coding sequence ATGAGTCATAGTGATGAAAAATTATTCGTAACAAAAGCATTTCTACCACCAATAGAAGAATACATTCAATATTTACAAAGAATATGGACAACGAACCAACTAACGAATAACGGTCCATTATTACAAGAATTAGAAGATAAACTGAAACACTACCTAGGCGTTAAACATTGCTTTGTTGTTAGTAATGGAACACTTGCATTACAATTGTCGATTCGTGCCTTACAATTAACAGGAGAAATTATTACTACGCCGTTTTCTTTTGTTGCTACAAGTTCTTCAATTGTGTGGGAACAATGTACTCCAAAGTTTGTTGATTTAGAGCAAGATCAAATACACGTAAATATTGGTCAGATAAAGAGTGCCATTAATAAGAATACCTCAGCTATTCTACTAACCCATGTATATGGGCAACCATGTGATGTATATGCTTTAGAGGAGCTAGCGAAAGAACATAATCTTAAAATTATATATGATGCTGCTCATGCATTTGGAGTTAAATTCAAAGGGAAATCACTTTTGACTTTTGGTGATATTTCTACTCTTAGTTTTCATGCGACAAAGTTGTTTCATACCGTTGAAGGTGGAGCACTACTTACTGAGAATGATGAAGTTGCACAACGTATATCATGCTTGAGAAATTTCGGGATTTTAGATGCTGAAAATTTTGGCGGAATAGGAATTAACGCGAAGAACTCAGAGTTTCACGCTGCAATGGGTTTGTGCATATTTCCTTATTTAGATACTATCATTCAGTTGAGACGAGAGAAATATACTTTTTACTGCTCACTTCTTAAGAAGTATCAACATCGTATCCATATCCCAATTCCTAGGGAAGGAACAGAGAGTAATTATGCATACTTCCCGATAATTCTAGAATCTGAGCGATTATTATTGGATTTAATACAAGCTTTTCATAACCATAACATTTATCCAAGAAGGTACTTCCATCCGTCACTTAACAAGCTGAGTTTTTTATCGAATTCCTGTAGCTTGCCTTCTGCAGAAGATGTTGCTTCAAAAGTCTTATGTCTACCATTCCATGCAGAAATAACCTATGATGAAATACTGAGGGTGGATCAAATTATTGAAGACGTTATAGGAAAGTAG
- a CDS encoding methyltransferase domain-containing protein, producing MNVSEIDKLHLQIIRKNVEDFLFQCASSYDMCDTQLLEIAPQIHEGAKAFFTKTTISTLDIDSSSGADFIADICQDNSAIISAESFDYIVCTEVLEHTLNPFCAVDEIYRILRKNGKAFITVPFNFRIHGPLPDCWRFTEYGLKELFKKFKILALEKIDTTDRDLMPIQYTLIVEKGD from the coding sequence ATGAATGTAAGTGAAATCGATAAGCTACATTTACAAATTATTAGAAAAAATGTAGAGGACTTTCTCTTTCAATGTGCTTCTTCGTATGATATGTGCGATACACAACTATTAGAAATCGCACCCCAAATCCATGAAGGGGCTAAAGCTTTCTTTACAAAAACAACAATTTCAACTTTGGATATAGATTCTAGTTCTGGTGCGGATTTTATTGCTGACATATGTCAAGATAACTCTGCAATTATCTCGGCAGAGTCATTTGATTATATAGTTTGTACTGAAGTTTTAGAACACACATTAAATCCATTTTGCGCAGTTGATGAAATCTATAGAATTCTTAGAAAAAACGGAAAAGCATTTATTACCGTACCTTTTAATTTTCGTATTCATGGACCCCTCCCAGACTGCTGGAGATTTACAGAGTATGGGTTGAAGGAGTTGTTTAAGAAATTTAAGATTCTTGCTCTTGAGAAAATCGATACAACTGATCGAGACCTGATGCCTATACAATATACTTTAATCGTTGAGAAGGGGGACTAG